Proteins from one Microbacterium proteolyticum genomic window:
- a CDS encoding YrhB domain-containing protein has protein sequence MIDAEAARELVRQALRHAADRGGVRCVLVGETLDYGAWWVQGYQSEAFAVHGDVFQALAGNGPYVIPKNGDAVFTLSSAEPVDAQMARLAAAG, from the coding sequence ATGATCGACGCAGAGGCCGCCCGTGAGCTCGTGCGTCAGGCCCTGCGTCACGCCGCAGACCGCGGCGGCGTGCGGTGCGTCCTCGTGGGAGAGACCCTCGACTACGGCGCGTGGTGGGTGCAGGGCTATCAATCCGAGGCGTTCGCCGTTCACGGCGATGTCTTCCAGGCGCTGGCCGGCAACGGCCCCTATGTGATCCCGAAGAACGGGGACGCCGTTTTCACGCTGTCGAGCGCAGAACCCGTCGATGCGCAGATGGCTCGCCTCGCCGCAGCCGGTTAG
- a CDS encoding TNT domain-containing protein, protein MTVDWHHVRLRLDEAAIPAESVVLPGDETSPWEGALRVVETPGHGWVLDTLDYGQARPLLARATAEEIQSALYAYLLSPLPPATVIVADERERLLDWAAPHVLDLLARAENPLVIDAPAGLLLDRIGALDGFLLFPAGTSFEARSLPVSALNQPLHEFVTATTIRFEVQRVAPWFGRPGGGLRFSVIEPGVGIRDLVREGRLTRLTASAEAPTA, encoded by the coding sequence ATGACCGTTGACTGGCACCACGTCCGTCTGAGGCTCGATGAAGCAGCCATCCCCGCGGAGTCCGTCGTGCTCCCCGGAGACGAGACGTCGCCGTGGGAGGGGGCTCTCCGCGTCGTCGAGACTCCCGGGCACGGCTGGGTTCTCGACACGCTCGACTACGGCCAAGCGCGCCCGTTGCTGGCACGTGCAACTGCTGAGGAGATCCAGTCGGCGCTGTACGCGTACCTCCTCAGCCCCCTCCCCCCGGCAACGGTCATCGTTGCGGACGAGCGCGAACGTCTCCTGGACTGGGCGGCGCCCCACGTGCTCGACCTGCTGGCGCGTGCCGAGAATCCTCTCGTGATCGATGCCCCCGCGGGTCTCCTCCTCGACCGCATCGGGGCACTCGACGGCTTCCTGCTCTTCCCCGCAGGAACGTCCTTCGAGGCACGCTCACTGCCCGTGTCGGCGCTGAATCAGCCCCTCCACGAGTTCGTGACCGCGACGACGATCCGGTTCGAGGTGCAGCGAGTCGCCCCGTGGTTCGGACGCCCGGGCGGCGGCCTTCGCTTCTCCGTCATCGAGCCCGGGGTCGGCATTCGTGATCTCGTGCGTGAGGGGCGACTCACCCGGCTCACCGCGTCCGCGGAGGCACCGACAGCGTGA
- a CDS encoding FHA domain-containing protein — translation MTSTHDPLRLADVDPLVFTERARGGQIVGAVALDVVMPVALLAAGIIVIVAGQPALGWVFVLAALALLAVAVWLLGRTGRTVGVATVDARIVRRTTGAAAGAGALWALASGKLAMFDVRRGRDPFAPAIAAFQFPEAVAPTPSRARRGMVPTLLLDSGERLTLDTALVLGRDPSAPADAPAEVYRWADMSRTLSKSHVRLEWDGRQMWVTDLGSTNGTFVRGAGASTPLLPHQRTPVPTDVVLEIGDRTLTVRDAA, via the coding sequence ATGACGAGCACGCACGATCCACTGCGCCTGGCCGACGTCGATCCGCTCGTGTTCACCGAGCGCGCCCGCGGAGGTCAGATCGTCGGAGCCGTGGCACTGGATGTCGTCATGCCCGTGGCGCTGCTGGCGGCCGGGATCATCGTCATCGTCGCCGGCCAACCCGCCCTCGGCTGGGTCTTCGTCCTCGCGGCGCTCGCGCTCCTCGCGGTCGCGGTGTGGCTGCTTGGCCGAACCGGCCGCACGGTCGGCGTGGCCACCGTCGACGCGCGGATCGTCCGCCGCACGACCGGTGCGGCTGCGGGTGCCGGAGCGCTGTGGGCCCTGGCATCCGGCAAGCTCGCCATGTTCGACGTGCGCCGCGGCCGCGACCCGTTCGCCCCGGCGATCGCGGCGTTCCAGTTCCCCGAGGCCGTAGCCCCGACGCCGAGCCGCGCGCGCCGCGGCATGGTGCCGACGCTGCTGCTCGACTCGGGCGAGCGCCTCACGCTCGACACCGCGCTGGTCCTCGGCCGCGACCCGTCGGCTCCGGCCGATGCGCCGGCCGAGGTGTACCGCTGGGCCGACATGTCGCGCACGCTTTCGAAGTCGCACGTGCGCCTCGAGTGGGACGGACGCCAGATGTGGGTCACCGACCTCGGCTCGACCAACGGCACGTTCGTCCGCGGCGCGGGCGCCTCCACTCCTCTTCTTCCCCACCAGCGCACGCCCGTGCCCACCGATGTCGTCCTCGAGATCGGTGACCGCACCCTGACCGTCCGGGATGCCGCATGA
- a CDS encoding DUF6177 family protein gives MSTVAHPLLDAAGPGWAGTETRTPIVALTTAMSDFLHKTASQGLRPIIVSSEFSRMTQPLAQVLSAVQGRWVVRTRTDGLYDARTGVRLDAPADALTAVSPTTDNVHPLFVRAQVASTLQVVATVSTRHRVTRPVRLGGVAEAAVALFSGAEPTAWGAVEPLLAPWDRDDLTERSRRRVPLDSHWVAVGGGDRAVLSTVQVGRTSEGLEETTRVWAAVPGVGRESGATATAEARELLARAATVGLPLIGISFAAIGAPDLARRATASPQPEPLALLIGPVGIRALGIDAKRWIDEVGGTTVGSPRLPGVLLPLGSTDGGGWGRLNDVLSTLDPERLGELLNLAPHVRAQLRVSEGVR, from the coding sequence ATGAGCACCGTTGCACACCCCCTCCTCGACGCGGCCGGCCCCGGGTGGGCCGGCACCGAGACGCGTACGCCGATCGTCGCGCTCACCACAGCGATGAGCGACTTCCTGCACAAGACCGCGAGTCAGGGGCTGCGGCCGATCATCGTGTCGAGCGAGTTCTCGCGCATGACCCAGCCGCTAGCGCAGGTGCTGTCGGCCGTCCAGGGCCGCTGGGTCGTGCGCACGCGCACCGACGGCTTGTACGACGCCCGCACCGGTGTTCGCCTGGACGCCCCCGCCGATGCGCTCACCGCCGTGTCGCCGACCACCGACAACGTCCATCCGCTCTTCGTCCGGGCGCAGGTGGCATCCACTCTGCAGGTCGTGGCGACGGTGTCGACGCGGCACCGGGTGACGCGTCCGGTCCGCCTCGGCGGCGTCGCCGAAGCCGCGGTCGCCCTCTTCAGCGGCGCCGAGCCGACGGCGTGGGGTGCGGTCGAGCCTCTGCTCGCGCCGTGGGACCGCGACGATCTGACCGAGCGGTCGCGGCGGCGCGTCCCGCTCGACAGCCACTGGGTCGCGGTCGGCGGCGGGGACCGCGCGGTGCTCTCGACCGTCCAGGTCGGCCGCACGAGCGAGGGTCTGGAAGAGACCACGCGCGTGTGGGCGGCGGTGCCGGGTGTCGGGCGCGAGTCCGGGGCGACGGCCACGGCGGAGGCGCGCGAACTCCTGGCCCGCGCCGCGACCGTCGGCCTCCCCCTCATCGGCATCTCCTTCGCCGCGATCGGGGCTCCCGACCTGGCGCGGCGGGCCACGGCATCCCCCCAGCCCGAACCGCTCGCGCTGCTCATCGGGCCCGTCGGCATCCGGGCGCTGGGCATCGACGCGAAGCGGTGGATCGACGAGGTCGGCGGCACCACGGTCGGCAGCCCGCGGCTGCCAGGGGTCCTGCTGCCGCTCGGTTCGACGGACGGCGGCGGGTGGGGGCGCCTCAACGACGTCCTGTCGACCCTCGACCCCGAACGCCTCGGCGAGCTGCTGAACCTCGCCCCGCACGTGCGCGCGCAGCTGCGCGTCTCGGAAGGAGTGCGCTGA
- a CDS encoding EsaB/YukD family protein: MSIYTRLTVAGSERRAEVVVPSGEPVGAAIPRLLDLLGETAGTVARPLAVIAPDGEQIDIALTPQQLDLSDGTLVRLVRLDAAPPPPVVIDVTDAAADAHDARPDRWDDRARTIAGASGIAGAFAVAGWLSPWSSPALAAFALLATAVVLAAIATGLGLGGLRRLSTCVAAAAAGLALPVGSATIGALSSTGHATDASILAGIAAALATGATVALLGVGVAHRRRGAAAGGALGAVLASILLGLLLAGVDAVSASAVAGVVAAFATGPLPWIALSSAGLTDLDQRAAAGSPPARPRAFAAIDEAYASLTWSVGAVASVLGVTGVVLALSGTIWTELLALAFFLVAALRTRAFPLRWQGWLLWAAAGAIAAAGLTVLLVGGGGWIGAGVAVVVAALIATMVLVRPRPHVRARLRGLGNVLETLAVVALLPLLVGTLGIYAELLGMFGGRS; this comes from the coding sequence GTGAGCATCTACACCCGTCTGACCGTCGCGGGATCCGAACGCCGGGCCGAGGTCGTCGTCCCGAGCGGCGAGCCCGTGGGCGCCGCGATCCCGCGTCTGCTCGACCTCCTCGGCGAGACCGCCGGCACGGTGGCGCGCCCGCTCGCCGTGATCGCGCCCGACGGCGAGCAGATCGACATCGCGCTGACCCCGCAGCAGCTCGACCTGTCCGACGGCACGCTGGTGCGCCTGGTCCGCCTGGATGCCGCGCCCCCGCCGCCCGTCGTGATCGACGTCACCGACGCGGCCGCCGACGCGCACGACGCCCGCCCCGACCGCTGGGACGACCGGGCGCGCACGATCGCCGGGGCCTCCGGGATCGCCGGGGCGTTCGCGGTCGCCGGGTGGCTCTCGCCGTGGTCGTCGCCGGCCCTCGCGGCGTTCGCGCTGCTCGCGACCGCCGTGGTGCTCGCCGCGATCGCGACGGGTCTGGGGCTGGGCGGCCTCCGGCGTCTGTCCACGTGCGTGGCGGCGGCTGCTGCCGGTCTCGCTCTCCCCGTCGGCAGCGCCACGATCGGCGCCCTGTCGTCGACGGGTCACGCCACCGACGCGTCGATCCTCGCCGGCATCGCCGCAGCCCTCGCGACCGGAGCCACCGTCGCGCTGCTCGGCGTCGGCGTCGCGCACCGCCGTCGCGGCGCCGCAGCGGGCGGGGCCCTCGGCGCGGTGCTCGCCTCGATCCTCCTCGGGCTTCTCCTGGCGGGGGTGGATGCCGTCTCGGCCTCGGCCGTCGCCGGCGTCGTCGCCGCGTTCGCCACCGGTCCGCTGCCCTGGATCGCCCTGTCGTCGGCGGGGCTGACCGACCTCGACCAGCGCGCGGCCGCGGGTTCGCCGCCCGCCCGGCCGCGGGCGTTCGCCGCGATCGACGAGGCCTACGCGTCGTTGACGTGGAGCGTGGGGGCGGTGGCATCCGTCCTGGGTGTGACCGGTGTCGTGCTCGCACTGTCGGGGACGATCTGGACCGAGCTGCTGGCCCTCGCGTTCTTCCTGGTCGCGGCGCTCCGCACCCGGGCGTTCCCGCTGCGCTGGCAGGGCTGGTTGCTGTGGGCGGCGGCCGGCGCGATCGCCGCGGCGGGTCTCACCGTGCTGCTCGTGGGCGGTGGTGGTTGGATCGGCGCGGGCGTCGCGGTCGTCGTCGCCGCGCTGATCGCGACGATGGTGCTGGTGCGGCCGCGTCCGCACGTGCGCGCGCGCCTGCGGGGTCTCGGCAACGTCCTCGAGACGCTCGCGGTGGTGGCGCTGCTGCCGCTGCTCGTGGGCACCCTCGGCATCTACGCCGAGCTGCTCGGGATGTTCGGCGGCCGGTCGTGA
- the eccCa gene encoding type VII secretion protein EccCa: protein MTVRIVHRPARISEAVEPAADVILAPPPPIGEGATGFPLQSLLPIVGSLSSITMIVLLRNNPIMVVVGAVILVVALVGGLGMALTQRGNAARQRRVQRERYLDYLEETREAVRETADAQRTAALALHPSPGTLVEIAADPARRWERRPGDADFLRVRIGTGDLRAVEVALPPEQNPVQPFDPVMRESAERMVRLAGIAQGMPATVDLERGGQVSLVGARGDTLRVARALAAQIAAFHSPDDVHIAAAIAPGQRDDWHGLDLLPHLSGDTPPAGAVTARRIAPSLPELLSLLRDELRDRVATAAASRRAGRKTKPGRLVIFVDEADHAASPVPRLDAALDLAALGVTVVHLVDDRLKEPTSVAVRVTVENGTATVETPGTGEAAVSGIRIDPVTPAALDVVARPLAGLRLTRTSAQDSGTALAPDVTQLLGVADVDAIDTSAAWRTRSAAEFLRVPIGVDDQGGPVLLDLKESAQLGMGPHGICIGATGSGKSELLRTLILGLALTHAPDDLSMILVDYKGGAAFAPFSRLPHVAGIIDNLADDPQLTERARASIQGEVVRRQRLLKDAGNAASIGHYRQMRRDRPELPALPHLFLVIDEFGELLTAEPDFVELLLTIGRIGRSIGVHLLLSSQRIEGGRLRGLDTYLSYRIGLRTFSESESAVVLDTPDAFHLPAIPGFGYLKVDTSVYTRFRAGYVSGPVPDPVESGPRHDDAPPVLRLPAYDLPEDSPEAEQLDSAEPETPTTGRTLVQAATSRLARGIARTRPVWLPPLPPVLTLGGVLPQADGAGTLRAPMGLLDDPSKQTQSPWMLDLTRSGGHVSITGAPQSGRSMFLRTLAASLSFTHSPRQVSIYGMDLTGGGLARIEPFPHVGGVATRGNRERLTRLLEELTGMLAVRERVFRDQGLDSLADMRRQHADGRLPDLPSADVVLLVDGLGALRQDFEDLETPLGQLLERGGSFGIHVVVALSRWNELRMNLQGLIGTRLELKLNDPADSQIARKLSQTLRADEPGRVLTDEKLFAQIALPLLEEVDDGDTGEALEQLARESAARWGGQGAAPIRLLPEVLSPAELPDAIDEPDAVPLGLRQDTMQPVSLDLVTRDPHLLVLGDSRCGKTTLLRGIVQGAIDRHSAEELVVALMDARGELAAEIPDAYLGGHASSGRQGRLLAESIAVELEKRANDRDAGPRILVIADDFDILAAGGTEPLRPLLPYLASSRDLRLNVVVSRPVAGASRAMFDVALQGIRDTGGTALIMSGDRSEGALLPKLYAEPMIAGRGRLARRGERPTLVQVANFVAGEGDAAGASTVGAPAEAEPEVDAGGADAVDEATREVAPSAAASAPAAATPPSDDVDEATREVVAARGPAAASSGEDQPLTRRRRDNRAP from the coding sequence ATGACCGTCCGCATCGTCCACCGGCCCGCGCGCATCAGCGAAGCCGTCGAGCCCGCGGCCGACGTGATCCTCGCGCCGCCGCCGCCGATCGGCGAGGGCGCGACGGGCTTCCCGCTGCAGTCGCTGCTGCCGATCGTCGGCAGCCTGTCGTCGATCACGATGATCGTGCTGCTGCGCAACAACCCGATCATGGTCGTGGTGGGCGCGGTCATCCTCGTCGTCGCGCTCGTCGGCGGCCTCGGCATGGCCCTCACGCAGCGCGGCAACGCCGCGAGGCAGCGCCGCGTGCAGCGCGAGCGCTACCTCGACTACCTCGAGGAGACACGCGAGGCCGTGCGCGAGACCGCCGACGCGCAGCGCACCGCAGCCCTCGCGCTCCACCCCTCCCCCGGCACGCTCGTCGAGATCGCCGCGGACCCCGCCCGGCGCTGGGAGCGTCGACCGGGAGATGCCGATTTCCTCCGCGTCCGCATCGGCACGGGCGACCTGCGCGCGGTCGAGGTGGCCCTCCCGCCCGAGCAGAACCCCGTGCAGCCGTTCGACCCCGTGATGCGCGAATCCGCCGAGCGCATGGTGCGCCTGGCCGGGATCGCGCAGGGCATGCCCGCGACCGTCGACCTCGAGCGCGGCGGCCAGGTCTCGCTCGTCGGGGCGCGCGGCGACACCCTTCGCGTCGCGCGTGCCCTCGCGGCGCAGATCGCGGCGTTCCACTCCCCCGACGACGTGCACATCGCCGCGGCCATCGCGCCCGGCCAGCGCGACGACTGGCACGGCCTCGATCTGCTGCCCCATCTCTCCGGAGACACCCCGCCCGCCGGTGCGGTCACCGCCCGACGTATCGCGCCGAGCCTCCCCGAGCTGCTGTCGCTGCTGCGCGACGAGTTGCGCGACCGCGTCGCGACCGCCGCCGCGTCGCGCCGCGCGGGTCGTAAGACCAAGCCCGGGCGCCTGGTGATCTTCGTCGACGAGGCCGATCACGCCGCGTCCCCCGTTCCCCGCCTGGATGCCGCCCTCGACCTCGCCGCCCTCGGCGTCACGGTCGTGCACCTCGTCGACGACCGTCTGAAGGAGCCCACGTCGGTCGCCGTCCGCGTGACCGTCGAGAACGGCACCGCGACGGTGGAGACCCCGGGAACGGGTGAGGCGGCGGTGAGTGGCATCCGGATCGATCCCGTGACGCCCGCCGCGCTCGACGTCGTGGCGCGCCCGCTCGCGGGGCTCCGGCTCACGCGCACCTCCGCGCAGGACTCCGGCACCGCGCTCGCCCCCGACGTGACGCAGCTCCTCGGCGTCGCCGACGTGGATGCCATCGACACCTCGGCCGCGTGGCGCACGCGCAGTGCCGCGGAGTTCCTGCGCGTGCCGATCGGCGTCGACGACCAGGGCGGCCCCGTGCTGCTCGACCTGAAGGAGTCCGCGCAGCTCGGCATGGGGCCGCACGGCATCTGCATCGGCGCGACCGGTTCGGGCAAGAGCGAGCTGCTGCGCACGCTCATCCTGGGCCTCGCGCTCACGCACGCGCCCGACGACCTCAGCATGATCCTCGTCGACTACAAGGGCGGTGCGGCGTTCGCGCCGTTCTCCCGGCTCCCGCACGTCGCGGGCATCATCGACAACCTCGCCGACGACCCGCAGCTGACCGAACGCGCCCGCGCGAGCATCCAGGGCGAGGTCGTGCGCCGGCAGCGCCTGTTGAAGGATGCCGGGAACGCGGCATCCATCGGTCACTACCGGCAGATGCGCCGCGATCGCCCCGAGCTGCCGGCGCTGCCGCACCTGTTCCTCGTGATCGACGAGTTCGGCGAGCTGCTAACGGCGGAGCCCGATTTCGTGGAGCTGCTGCTGACGATCGGGCGCATCGGCCGCTCGATCGGCGTGCACCTGCTGCTGTCCAGCCAGCGGATCGAGGGCGGACGCCTCCGCGGACTCGACACGTATCTGTCGTACCGGATCGGCCTCCGCACGTTCTCCGAGTCGGAGTCGGCCGTGGTGCTCGACACCCCCGACGCGTTCCACCTGCCGGCGATCCCCGGGTTCGGTTACCTCAAGGTCGACACGTCGGTCTACACGCGGTTCCGCGCCGGGTACGTGTCGGGCCCGGTGCCCGACCCGGTCGAGTCCGGTCCACGGCACGACGATGCCCCGCCGGTGCTGCGCCTGCCCGCGTACGACCTGCCCGAGGATTCGCCCGAGGCCGAGCAGCTCGACAGCGCCGAGCCCGAGACCCCGACCACCGGTCGCACGCTCGTGCAGGCGGCGACCTCGAGGCTCGCGCGCGGCATCGCCCGCACGCGTCCGGTGTGGCTGCCGCCGCTCCCGCCCGTGCTGACCCTCGGCGGCGTGCTGCCGCAGGCCGACGGGGCCGGGACGCTCCGCGCGCCGATGGGCCTCCTCGACGACCCGTCGAAGCAGACGCAGTCGCCGTGGATGCTCGATCTCACGCGCTCGGGCGGCCACGTGTCGATCACCGGTGCGCCGCAGTCGGGGCGCTCGATGTTCCTGCGCACGCTCGCGGCATCCCTGTCGTTCACGCACTCGCCGCGCCAGGTGAGCATCTACGGCATGGACCTCACCGGCGGCGGGCTCGCCCGCATCGAGCCGTTCCCGCACGTCGGTGGCGTCGCGACGCGCGGCAACCGCGAGCGGCTCACGCGTCTGCTCGAGGAGCTCACCGGCATGCTCGCCGTCCGCGAGCGCGTTTTCCGCGACCAGGGCCTCGACTCGCTCGCCGACATGCGCCGCCAGCACGCCGACGGCCGCCTCCCCGACCTGCCGAGCGCCGACGTCGTGCTGCTCGTCGACGGGCTCGGGGCGCTGCGGCAGGACTTCGAAGACCTCGAGACACCGCTTGGGCAGCTGCTCGAACGCGGCGGCAGCTTCGGCATCCACGTCGTCGTCGCCCTGTCGCGCTGGAACGAACTGCGCATGAACCTGCAGGGACTCATCGGCACCCGCCTCGAGCTGAAGCTCAACGACCCCGCCGACTCGCAGATCGCGCGGAAGCTCTCGCAGACGCTCCGCGCCGACGAGCCCGGTCGCGTGCTGACCGACGAGAAGCTGTTCGCGCAGATCGCGCTGCCGCTGCTCGAAGAGGTCGACGACGGCGACACCGGCGAGGCGCTCGAACAGCTCGCGCGCGAGAGCGCGGCCCGCTGGGGCGGTCAGGGCGCGGCGCCCATCCGGCTGCTGCCCGAGGTGCTGTCGCCGGCCGAGCTGCCCGACGCGATCGACGAACCGGATGCCGTGCCCCTGGGCCTGCGTCAGGACACGATGCAGCCGGTGTCGCTCGACCTCGTCACGCGCGACCCGCACCTGCTCGTGCTCGGCGACAGCCGCTGCGGCAAGACGACGCTGCTGCGCGGCATCGTGCAGGGCGCGATCGACCGGCATTCGGCGGAAGAGCTGGTCGTCGCCCTGATGGACGCGCGCGGCGAGCTGGCGGCGGAGATCCCGGATGCCTACCTCGGCGGTCACGCGTCGTCGGGTCGGCAGGGGCGGCTGCTGGCCGAATCGATCGCGGTCGAGCTCGAGAAGCGCGCGAACGATCGCGACGCGGGTCCGCGGATCCTCGTGATCGCCGACGACTTCGACATCCTCGCCGCCGGCGGCACCGAGCCGCTGCGCCCGCTCCTGCCGTACCTGGCGTCGTCGCGCGACCTGCGGCTGAACGTCGTCGTGAGCCGCCCGGTCGCGGGAGCCTCGCGCGCGATGTTCGACGTGGCGCTGCAGGGCATCCGCGACACCGGCGGCACGGCGCTGATCATGTCGGGCGACCGCTCCGAGGGCGCGCTGCTGCCCAAGCTCTATGCCGAGCCGATGATCGCCGGACGTGGCCGTCTGGCGCGCCGCGGCGAGCGTCCGACCCTCGTACAGGTGGCGAACTTCGTCGCCGGCGAGGGTGATGCCGCGGGTGCTTCGACGGTGGGCGCGCCGGCGGAGGCGGAGCCTGAGGTGGATGCCGGTGGGGCGGATGCCGTGGACGAGGCGACGCGGGAGGTGGCACCCTCGGCCGCTGCTTCCGCACCGGCTGCCGCCACGCCGCCGAGTGACGACGTCGACGAGGCGACCCGCGAGGTGGTCGCCGCGCGGGGTCCCGCAGCGGCATCGAGCGGCGAGGACCAGCCGCTGACCCGACGGAGGAGAGACAACCGTGCCCCGTAA
- a CDS encoding amidase: MIDVVEASIADLAAALAEGRTTAVELVEAHLARIDAYDGPDTETKLNAVVVRNPDALAEAQASDARRAAGHARGLLDGIPYTAKDSYMVRGLTVAAGSPAFADLVATDDAFTIARLREAGAICLGLTNMPPMANGGMQRGQYGRAESPYNADFLTSAFASGSSNGSGTATAASFGVFGLGEETWSSGRAPAACNGLCAYTPSRGMISVRGNWPLVPTMDVVVPHTRSMADLLAVLDVIVADDPETRGDFWRAQPWVALPTVDEVRPPSFAALAGRPSLKGKRIGIPRMFLGDDPLAGTGTRGVGGPTGEPIELRPSLRELFDIARADLEAAGAIVVDCDFPLVSNYEGDRPGAPTIRTRGLVSDEFLHREIVDLSAWAWDDFLRATGHPGLATVDGAAIFPHPEGALPDRYTGFDDDIPLYPSHVREHPVGSFFEIPALAEGVRGLEETRRRDLEEWMDANGFAAVVFPTLSDVAPADADVNEASADIAWRNGVWVATGNLAIRHCGVPTVTVPLGTMPDIGMPAGVTFAGRAYDDAALLSMAAAFEALRPRRTVPPRTPALG; encoded by the coding sequence ATGATCGATGTGGTCGAGGCATCCATCGCCGATCTCGCCGCCGCCCTCGCCGAGGGGCGCACCACCGCCGTCGAGCTGGTCGAGGCACACCTCGCGCGCATCGACGCGTACGACGGCCCCGACACCGAGACGAAGCTCAACGCCGTCGTGGTTCGGAACCCCGACGCGCTCGCCGAGGCGCAGGCGTCGGATGCGCGCCGCGCCGCCGGTCACGCGCGGGGGCTGCTCGACGGCATCCCGTACACCGCCAAGGACAGCTACATGGTGCGCGGCCTCACGGTCGCGGCCGGGAGCCCGGCGTTCGCCGACCTCGTCGCGACCGACGACGCGTTCACGATCGCGCGGCTGCGCGAGGCCGGTGCCATCTGCCTGGGACTCACGAACATGCCCCCGATGGCCAACGGCGGCATGCAACGCGGGCAGTACGGCCGGGCCGAGAGCCCGTACAACGCCGACTTCCTGACATCGGCGTTCGCGTCCGGCTCGTCCAACGGCTCGGGCACGGCGACCGCGGCGTCGTTCGGCGTCTTCGGCCTGGGTGAGGAGACGTGGTCGAGCGGCCGCGCGCCCGCGGCCTGCAACGGGCTGTGCGCGTACACGCCGTCGCGGGGCATGATCTCGGTGCGCGGCAACTGGCCGCTCGTGCCGACCATGGACGTCGTCGTGCCGCACACCCGCTCGATGGCCGACCTGCTCGCCGTGCTCGACGTGATCGTCGCCGACGACCCCGAGACGCGCGGCGACTTCTGGCGCGCGCAGCCGTGGGTTGCGCTCCCCACGGTGGACGAGGTGCGGCCGCCGTCGTTCGCCGCGCTCGCCGGCCGCCCGTCGCTGAAGGGCAAGCGCATCGGCATCCCGCGCATGTTCCTCGGCGATGATCCGCTGGCGGGGACCGGAACCCGCGGCGTCGGCGGGCCGACCGGTGAGCCGATCGAGCTGCGCCCGTCGCTGCGCGAGCTGTTCGACATCGCCCGCGCGGATCTCGAAGCCGCGGGCGCGATCGTGGTCGACTGCGACTTCCCGCTCGTGAGCAACTACGAGGGCGATCGTCCCGGTGCGCCGACGATCCGGACGCGGGGTCTGGTGTCGGACGAGTTCCTGCACCGCGAGATCGTCGACCTGTCGGCGTGGGCGTGGGACGACTTCCTTCGCGCCACCGGCCACCCGGGCCTGGCCACGGTGGACGGCGCGGCGATCTTCCCGCACCCCGAGGGAGCGCTGCCCGACCGGTACACCGGTTTCGACGACGACATCCCTCTCTACCCCTCGCACGTTCGCGAGCATCCGGTCGGTTCGTTCTTCGAGATCCCAGCGCTCGCCGAGGGGGTGCGCGGTCTCGAGGAGACCCGGCGTCGCGATCTGGAGGAGTGGATGGATGCCAACGGCTTCGCCGCCGTGGTCTTCCCCACGCTCAGCGACGTGGCGCCCGCCGACGCCGACGTCAACGAGGCGTCGGCCGACATCGCGTGGCGCAACGGCGTGTGGGTCGCGACGGGCAACCTCGCGATCCGCCACTGCGGTGTGCCGACGGTGACCGTGCCGCTCGGGACGATGCCCGACATCGGGATGCCGGCGGGTGTGACGTTCGCGGGCCGCGCGTACGACGATGCGGCGTTGCTGTCGATGGCGGCGGCGTTCGAGGCGCTGCGCCCGCGGCGGACGGTGCCCCCGCGGACTCCGGCGCTGGGGTAG